The Fusarium graminearum PH-1 chromosome 2, whole genome shotgun sequence genome includes a region encoding these proteins:
- a CDS encoding alpha-glucuronidase precursor gives MRVSTLLLAFSTCVLAEDGLDGWLRYAPLPAHQVSSHAKSLPRNIRVIGGSKNSPLRSAASELQKGFSGILNIDLKTADSKQTCDFAKTIVVTTVDNLEKACHDKQKHPKLEEDGYWLSTSDNSVKIIGQNERGALYGAFEYLSMLGQGNFKHVEKASNPSAPIRWANQWDNLNASSTHGSIERGYGGASIFFDGIKNVRKDLSRVPLFGRLLASIGINAVVINNVNADVRLFNKENRDGLVEIADLLRPWGVQVGLSLNFASPSVTGDLDTFDPLDKKVIKWWHDLTDGLYERIPDMAGYLVKANSEGQPGPLTYNRTLADGANMFAKALEPHGGIVMFRAFVYDKLDWTDWKADRANAAVEFFSELDGKFDDNVVVQIKYGPIDFQVREPVSPLFSHLRNTNSAIELQISQEYLGQQCHLVYLPPLWRTILDFDMRIDGKKSNVRDIVSGKVFKRKLGGYAGVTNVGLDKTWLGSHLSMSNLYAFGRLAWNPQADPQAVLEDWTRLTFGLDNKVRNAITEMSMESWPAYENYSGNLGIQTLTDILYAHYGPNPASQDNNGWGQWTRATRDHIGMDRTVKNGTGNAGQYPAEVAERFENPDTTPDDLMLWFHHVPYDFKLHSGKTVIQHFYDAHYKGANTAQTFPKLWKSLQGKVDEDRFKHELFRLNYQAGHSIVWRDAISEFYRNLSGIADTQDRVRNHPYRIEAEKMDLDNYHPVNVTPTETASKYVAVYTNGTGTATTKLKFKKGTYNLAVNYYDVARGKATWAVYLNKRLVGKWIGDNEEKLGHWPSDFLDGHSATRMTFEGVKIKPGDELTIIGKADGAEKAALDYISLLPEGVVD, from the exons ATGAGGGTTTCAACTCTACTCCTTGCCTTCTCCACCTGCGTGTTGgcagaagatggcttggACGGCTGGCTCCGATACGCTCCCCTGCCAGCACACCAAGTTTCAAGCCATGCTAAATCCCTGCCTCGCAACATTCGCGTCATTGGCGGCTCAAAGAATAGCCCACTACGAAGTGCCGCGTCTGAGCTTCAGAAGGGCTTCAGCGGTATTCTCAATATCGACTTGAAGACCGCCGACAGCAAACAGACTTGCGATTTCGCCAAGACTATTGTCGTCACTACTGTGGATAACCTTGAGAAGGCATGCCACGATAAGCAAAAGCATCCCAAACTGGAAGAGGATGGATACTGGCTCAGCACTTCCGACAACTCTGTCAAGATTATCGGTCAGAATGAGCGCGGCGCCCTTTACGGTGCTTTCGAGTACCTGTCAATGCTCGGCCAGGGCAACTTCAAGCATGTGGAGAAAGCCTCAAACCCCAGTGCGCCAATCCGCTGGGCTAACCAGTGGGATAACCTCAATGCAAGCTCAACCCATGGTTCTATCGAGAGAGGTTACGGCGgtgcctccatcttctttgacGGCATCAAGAACGTTCGAAAGGATCTCTCGCGCGTACCTCTCTTCGGTCGTCTTCTCGCTTCAATTGGAATCAACGCTGTAGTGATCAACAATGTCAACGCTGATGTGcgtctcttcaacaaggaaAACCGTGACGGTCTCGTTGAGATTGCCGATCTTCTTCGACCCTGGGGTGTTCAAGTTGGTCTTTCACTCAACTTTGCCTCACCCAGCGTGACTGGAGACCTGGATACTTTTGATCCTCTCGACAAAAAGGTGATCAAGTGGTGGCATGATTTGACGGATGGACTCTATGAGCGCATCCCAGATATGGCTGGTTATTTGGTCAAGGCCAACTCGGAGGGTCAGCCCGGCCCTCTCACCTACAACC GCACACTGGCGGATGGTGCCAACATGTTTGCCAAAGCCCTCGAGCCTCACGGAGGAATTGTCATGTTCCGAGCTTTCGTTTATGACAAGCTCGACTGGACTGACTGGAAAGCCGACCGTGCGAATGCCGCTGTAGAGTTCTTCAGCGAGCTTGACGGAAAGTTTGACGACAACGTCGTTGTGCAAATCAAGTACGGTCCCATTGACTTCCAAGTTCGAGAACCGGTCAGCCCACTGTTCTCTCATCTTCGCAACACAAACAGCGCGATTGAGCTACAGATCAGCCAGGAGTATCTGGGCCAACAATGCCATCTCGTGTATCTACCTCCACTGTGGCGAACAATCCTAGACTTTGATATGCGTATCGATGGCAAGAAGTCCAACGTCCGCGACATTGTTTCCGGAAAGGTCTTCAAGCGCAAGCTGGGAGGCTACGCCGGTGTCACCAACGTAGGACTTGACAAGACTTGGCTCGGAAGTCATCTGTCTATGTCTAACCTTTATGCATTTGGTCGCCTGGCTTGGAACCCTCAAGCCGATCCTCAGGCGGTTCTCGAAGATTGGACTCGCTTGACCTTTGGCTTGGACAACAAGGTGCGGAACGCTATCACTGAGATGTCCATGGAATCTTGGCCTGCGTACGAGAACTACTCTGGCAACCTGGGTATCCAGACTCTGACCGATATCCTCTATGCCCATTACGGTCCCAAccctgcttctcaagacaaCAACGGCTGGGGTCAATGGACCAGAGCGACTCGCGATCACATTGGAATGGACCGTACCGTGAAGAACGGAACTGGTAATGCTGGTCAATATCCCGCTGAGGTGGCCGAGCGATTCGAGAACCCTGATACCACTCCCGATGATCTGATGCTATGGTTCCACCATGTCCCTTATGACTTTAAGCTCCACTCTGGCAAGACTGTTATCCAACACTTCTACGATGCCCACTACAAGGGTGCAAACACAGCACAGACTTTCCCCAAGCTATGGAAGTCACTCCAAGGAAAGGTTGACGAGGACCGGTTCAAGCACGAGCTCTTCAGGCTAAACTACCAGGCCGGTCACTCCATTGTCTGGAGAGATGCCATTAGCGAGTTCTACCGCAACCTCTCTGGTATTGCAGACACTCAAGACCGAGTCCGCAATCACCCCTACAGAattgaggccgagaagatGGACCTCGATAACTACCACCCCGTCAACGTGACACCGACAGAAACTGCATCAAAGTACGTCGCCGTTTATACAAACGGAACTGGAACAGCGAcaaccaagctcaagttcaagaagggaACCTATAATCTTGCAGTAAACTACTACGATGTTGCTAGAGGCAAGGCTACCTGGGCTGTTTACCTCAACAAGCGACTGGTTGGCAAGTGGATTGGAGATaacgaggagaagcttggaCACTGGCCCAGCGACTTTCTTGATGGCCACTCTGCTACTCGAATGACCTTTGAGGGAGTCAAGATTAAGCCTGGCGATGAGTTGACCATCATTGGAAAGGCTGACGgtgccgagaaggctgcGTTGGATTACATTTCGCTTCTGCCCGAGGGTGTCGTTGATTGA
- a CDS encoding exoglucanase-6A precursor: protein MTAYKLFLAAAFAATALAAPVEERQSCSNGVWSQCGGQNWSGTPCCTSGNKCVKVNDFYSQCQPGSADPSPTSTIVSATTTKATTTGSGGSVTSPPPVATNNPFSGVDLWANNYYRSEVSTLAIPKLSGAMATAAAKVADVPSFQWMDTYDHISFMEESLADIRKANKAGGNYAGQFVVYDLPDRDCAAAASNGEYSLDKDGKNKYKAYIAKIKGILQDYSDTRIILVIEPDSLANMVTNMNVPKCANAASAYKELTIHALKELNLPNVSMYIDAGHGGWLGWPANLPPAAQLYGQLYKDAGKPSRLRGLVTNVSNYNAWKLSSKPDYTESNPNYDEQKYIHALSPLLEQEGWPGAKFIVDQGRSGKQPTGQKAWGDWCNAPGTGFGLRPSANTGDALVDAFVWVKPGGESDGTSDTSAARYDYHCGIDGAVKPAPEAGTWFQAYFEQLLKNANPSFL, encoded by the exons ATGACGGCCTACAAGCTTTTCCTGGCTGCTGCCTTTGCAGCCACTGCTCTCGCAGCTCCTGTTGAAGAGCGTCAGTCTTGCAGCAACGGAGTCTG GTCTCAATGTGGTGGTCAGAACTGGAGCGGTACTCCTTGCTGCACCAGTGGAAACAAGTgtgtcaaggtcaacgacTTCTACTCCCAGTGCCAGCCTGGATCCGCAGACCCTTCTCCCACGAGCACCATTGTCAGTGCCACAACCACCAAGGCTACTACCACTGGTAGTGGAGGCTCTGTCACCTCGCCTCCTCCTGTTGccaccaacaaccccttCTCTGGCGTTGATCTGTGGGCCAACAACTACTACCGCTCCGAGGTCAGCACTCTTGCTATCCCCAAGCTGAGCGGTGCCATGGCCAccgctgctgccaaggtcgCCGATgttccttctttccagtGGAT GGACACTTATGACCACATCTCCTTCATGGAGGAGTCTCTTGCCGATATCcgcaaggccaacaaggctggtggCAACTACGCTGGTCAGTTCGTCGTCTACGATCTTCCCGACCGTGActgtgctgctgctgcctcCAACGGAGAGTACTCccttgacaaggatggcaagaacaAGTACAAGGCCTacattgccaagatcaagggtaTCCTCCAGGACTACTCTGACACCCGCATCATTCTCGTTATCG AGCCTGATTCTCTTGCTAACATGGTCACCAACATGAACGTCCCCAAGTGCGCCAACGCTGCTAGCGCTTACAAGGAGCTCACCATTCACGccctcaaggagctcaaccTTCCCAACGTCTCCATGTACATCGACGCCGGTCACGGTGGCTGGCTGGGATGGCCCGCCAACCTTCCTCCTGCCGCCCAGCTCTACGGTCAGCTCTACAAGGATGCCGGCAAGCCATCTCGCCTCCGAGGTCTCGTCACCAACGTCTCCAACTACAACGCCTGGAAGCTATCCTCCAAGCCCGACTACACTGAGAGCAACCCCAACTACGACGAGCAGAAGTACATCCACGCTCtgtctcctcttctggaGCAGGAGGGCTGGCCCGGTGCCAAGTTCATCGTCGACCAGGGCCGATCTGGTAAGCAGCCCACTGGCCAGAAGGCTTGGGGTGACTGGTGCAACGCTCCCGGAACTGGATTCGGTCTCCGACCCTCTGCCAACACTGGCGATGCCCTCGTCGACGCTTTCGTCTGGGTCAAGCCTGGTGGTGAGTCTGATGGTACCTCTGATACCTCTGCTGCTCGCTACGACTACCACTGCGGTATTGACGGCGCTGTCAA GCCCGCTCCTGAGGCTGGAACCTGGTTCCAGGCTTACTttgagcagcttctcaagaacgccaacCCCTCTTTCCTGTAA